Below is a genomic region from Vitis riparia cultivar Riparia Gloire de Montpellier isolate 1030 chromosome 5, EGFV_Vit.rip_1.0, whole genome shotgun sequence.
CATTGTTCTACTCTGGCAAGCAGAAACACATGAAGCAAGAAATGAAGTTCTTAGGGCAGCTCTTGTGAAATCGTATGCACCATTAGAAATGATCTTCTTAATTAAACTCGTGATCCCATGAAGTTCTTCTTGAGTGCTCAAGAACCAAATGGAGTCCAAGGAGATGCATAGAGCATCATTAAGCGTATGCGGATCAGCTAATAAGATTAAACTCTCAGCGAGCTCCCAATCATGCGAGCTCACAGCACCCTGAAACATTCGTCCCAGCTCAATCCTATCTTGTCTACTGAGTTTCTTCTCATTCCCAACCTTATCCTTCTTCCCAGGCTCTGAGTCTGTTACAACCATCCTGGATTTGAGTTTCTTAGGGCTGCAGCTACAACCTCCTGAAGTTCTTGAGTCTTTACTTACAAGGGGTGCCTCTCTTGAGAACACAACATTACTTCCCTCACCGTTTtctgaggaaaaattttcacttGCATCCTTTGGATGCCCAATTCCGTTATTGTTGGATTCCATTTCTGCACATAGGGGGTCTTTGGGATTGGTGCCGTTTCCGGAATGCAAGTTGTTGCTTCCCGCCACGGAAATGAACTCCTCTTCCATTCTCTCTCGCTAAACAAATCTTAAATCAAATCAGGCAATATATCAGTTGTTGCAAAAGGCACAAGGGTACATCCAAGGATAGGTGAATCAAAAAACCCCTTAATATTACTGAAAATTCTTTCTTCCCTCAGAATCTAATTTCCATAGAAAGCAAATGCCTCAAAGcaaaaattgaaaacccaattATTTTCTCTGCCTTCAATTCACATCCCCAAATGGGCTCAGCCAAACACCAGAGTAGAGTAACTCAAAGATTAAACccccaaaataaaaaagggaaatgtTCAGACAATCCAAACCAGCAAACTCAAATCTACCTCACTCTTACCCGTCCATCCCAAGCAGCATCCTCAAACCCCAGTTGCAGTATCCGCAAAAACCCCTTTTTATCAAATCGACCCGAATTTGCAGTAAAATATAAAGGATCCAGAACCAACCCTGAAACACCAAAACCCACATCCATCAATCAATCAACAGACATAAACACACATAACccaggaaagaaaaaaagaacaaattgaTCATCAAGAAAATACAAATTGGACCTTCAGAGACTGacgaaaaagaaaagaaacagaaaaaaaaatccaggaGAAATGCATAGATAGCAAACCTGATAAATTGGGGGAACAGAGAGATGGAGAGAGAGACAGGGAAGAGAAAAACCCTGCTAGtcttcaaaattttagaaaccaaacatatgGAAATAGAAATAGATTATAGGTGGTGTCTAtgtctttattcatttatttttatttttatttttatttttattattttttttctctaaacaaGGAAGTGAGAGTGAGTGAACAGAGCAAGATGcaaaatttaaaggaaatggaatataaataaataaataaataaatactgaCTCATGAAAATGAGAGTCACCACACCGCAACTCCACAAGAGCCTTTCCCCCTTCGGTGGGTCCCACCTCACCCTAGCCCCACTGCAATCATTACACATATtctctcctctttctttctattttattcattttgggGTTTGGCTGGCCACACCACACCCGCTCCATTCCCTCTCCTCGGCCCCACtcctccttttgttttcttccctCTTTTGCCACCTTTCATTTATTGCTCCTGTTGTCTTCTTTCCATCTGGGCTCACCGCTCACCCAACCCAACACCTTAGCCCAAGTGCTTGGTTCATCATTCAAGGGTTCCACAAATTACTATACTAGAAAATTCTAGGCATCCAGTCGGTCCATATCGAGAATAATAAAATCGATgtctaattgttttttatttatttttatgtatcaTATTTTTTGGTACTTATGGAATCAATAACCTTATTATACTAGTTTACATAATTACCATAATATTAATAGTGGTTTTTgggttttatttataaaatcataagCATTAATTATGCTTTCAAATGTTTTTGTTGTAGCCTTGTAGGATGATGGTGATGGCTTGTGGCCCCATCATTGCCTTTCCCTACTGTTTCAAAgctttttaagttattaattaatgatttctaatctcataattttgaagaaaatcttATTCCTCTGTGCCTTGTTTACTTGTGACCAAACCAAATCCAGAGGACATGGAccatcttttttcctttttcctccttGGATCCTATTTCAGATTTGCCCCATTgaattgcatttttctttttttctttttttggtgtaGTCTCCCTCTTTTGGAGATTTCTTATGATACAAACATATGAAAGGTGAACTTATAATTTATAGCAAGCACATGAAAGACAAATTAACAAAATGTTGATTAAAAGTAATGGTAACACCAAGCCCTGcatttattttgattcataaaTTGCTCCTATCATGTATCCttgaatattaattattaaattttgttgaaaatttatgaTACCAAGTTAAAAGTTAGGaattaaaaaactatataatatatatgaagATGAATATATAAATTCTAGTTGTTAGTAGTAATGTTTTTCTTGGGTTTTAATAATCAGTTTTTTAATATTACCATAATCTTGATCACTCTCTTTTTCGGGTTTTAGAATGACATTGTCGCCTGCATCACTTTATTATATATGGCATTCAAGCTTCCATTGGTATACAAAACTATAATCAGAGTGAATcacaaaatatttctaaattctgGGTAGTGTTTGAGTTGGTAGGTTAcattgaagaaatgaagaacattagACCATTGGTCCCATCTCTTGAGCCTGTGAACCGCCACAGTTTCTGGTATAAGCTCATGGGAGCACCTCCCATTAGTGCCCGGATAATCATACATTGCAGGCTTATTGGAGAAGCGATTTTTAGCCTTGTTCCCCATATTCAACCACTTCCCAACCAGCTTATCCTCCGGCCCAAACGTGTCGTTCCCAGGTATATCAGACTCTGCAATCCATTCCACCAGGTCCCATGACAGCACAAACCCCATTCCTGACATGTACTCCACAAAAGGGTTGGTGCTGGCGCATGGAATCACAAACCCGTAATACAAATCCAACCTCGGCAGTGGCTGCAGGGACAATGCCAGGGGTGCAAGCCTTATGAAAACGTCGTCGTCCGCCTTCATCACGTAGTCATACTGACGCCGGAGAATCTGCGGGAGGGATGAGAAGTAGGTGTAGGTCTTGCCGCTGTTCATGTTCTCCATGCAGTTGAGGATGATGACGTCCTCAAACCTTAGGATTTCGAGCGCCACCAGCACCCTTTGCTCGGGCTTGGTGAGGTTGCAAAAAATGAACTTGACGTCGATGTGAGCCACAGGTGAGGACTGGATTCCATAGACCAGGCGGAGGAAATGGCGGCGATCGTACTTATCGGCGCGGGTGAGGATTCCGATCAAGAGGCGGAATTGGGGTGGCGCAGAAGATGGTTCTTGTGGTACAATGGAAAGTAGAAGAGGGGATTTGAGGAGGTGGGCATTGAATGatatgaaaataaagaggagaaagagaagaagagagatgAATGCAGCTAGAATCAGGCCTCTCTGCCGCATATTCTGTTTATGAGTTTGTGTGAGGCTAAGAGATAAGAATTGAAATTGTGTTATGGGTAAAGCTAACCACAGAATAGGTCATGAAGGTGGTGTCTCTCCCATGTAACAGAAGAAGCGTATGAGTAAGGTGGTTTTCCTCGTGCTACCTTCCGAGGGAGTGCGATCTTAACGTGAAGCATTGTGAATTGTGTGAGACATTCCATACtagttcttttcttcttctttctttttgttgtaCCCACAGAGAGACAGAGTTGGAGAGTTTTGAGAAAGAGCCTTCTTCTGCCCCGTAACCTTGGGCTCACGAGTATAAGGAATAAGCATGATATTATGATGAAATATGGTATTTCATATCGTAGGTCCCGCATTCATATACATGTCTTAGTCGTTTAGGGTATGTAGAATGACCACCTCTCATTATGGGCCTACCGGGCCAATTCCCCACTTAAGCAAAAACCGTTACAAACTCCCTCTAAAGAAGGGGAAGTTATGTCAAAATTCAAATGGGGCAGCTGGCTTGTAAAAGGAATGGCAGGCCCGCTATGTCACCCAGCACAAGTTGATGAGCCCACAAGTTCATCCCAATGGGACGGTTGGCCCACGAGTATGATATACTGCCTTATCTGACCCTGCCTCACACTAGAAGATAGGGTTTTGGCCCattacatatatatagatatatatagcTCTTTATACTTTTTAGTGTGTGCCTTGATCAAGTGGAGATTTATTGAGACACTTACGAGTTaccatttttctattaaaataaaaacattaagatatgtggatttttttattataaaaaaattgttattttggtGCAAAACTAAGAAATGTAATGTAATGATGTTTAGAGGTGTTGTTGGTAATTGTGATAAATGTGACACTAGCCCAGTGTGGCCATGATGATGACACAAACTCATGAGAAGGTGGAAGCATACTAATTAAAATCCCACTTAAGTTCGATTGCACCATACATGGCTTGCATTCCTTCACAATCATATTGCCTGCTCCAAATGTATGGGCCTCGAATCAAGCATGCCCATTAAcaaatccaattttattttaaggataAAGTATATATCCATACGCTTATATGAAAATAGTCAATCAAAATTTCTAAATAGTCAAAAGtactatatttgatttaaaaaaaagtgcatacaatattaattattttttaataattacttaaaacttatattttataaatttgaaattttattttatgatttttttttcatatgtgCATACGAGACCACAATTTTTCCAATATATTTACCAAtgtttattaaagatttttttttttttttttttggtaaattggtaatttgattttagaaaagaaatgggATTAGGGATGGCAATTAATGCGAGAAATGAGGATATAATGGGAAATTAATCGAGGATGAGCATAACTCCCTTCCCTCAACTACACTCTCCCTGATTTTCTCGCTCTTTATCAGTGATACTACCGTCACAGGGCTGTGACAAAAACATGCAGTAAGCTTCCGACACGTAGGtaatggaaattgaatttagaatgTGAAGTGAAGATAGTCTTGACTCAGTGACTCTTGACAATGGTCTCATGATAAAGCTAAAGGCGGAAAGCCTTCGTTTTAACCTTTCCTCAATCTACAAACAAGGCATCTCCTTATCTCTCTTATTAAGACTTCAGttcttttcaatttcttaaCCTATTCTCTCTCCGCAGACTTCACCCTAAAAACCCTAGCCTTCTCTTCTCTCTATCTGGTTCTGTTGCCGGATTTTCTTTGAGATCTCTCCCTCAAAATCATGGATGAAGAGTACGATGTTATAGTGTTGGGCACCGGTCTCAAGGAATGCATCCTCAGTGGTCTTCTCTCCGTAGACGGCCTCAAGGTCTTCATCCTTTCTAATTCACTCATTTTTCAACTTCTCCTTGGAAATAAGAGGTTTTTTGGCCCTCTACTGGAGTCATGCTTGAAATCgactatttttgtttcattttttgcaCGGAAAATCACGTGTTTTTTTGgttatgattgtgattggtgAAGCCAGATTTGTTTGGATCGGATAGATCTGGATCAGTAGATCTCCCGAAGCATGCTTTTTCTGTGCTCTTTTGTTCTATGTAGGGAATTTTCAGTGATCCGTTGCGTTTGATTATGAGTTTCTGAAGAAATGTTGTTATTCTTGGAATGATGGGGATCAAAGTGCTTTTATCCTTTGCTTTTCTAGCTAAGCATGACTGCGTTGACTTGGTGATGAGTATCCAAAGTAGTACAGTTTTCTGCATTTATGTGTGGATTTTTTTGCAGTATTGACAATGACCTATTGATGGCAAACTGAAATCTAATGGATAAAAtggttataatttatttatttttttggtaggaAACTACTACCTACTGTTTCCGTGTTTGTGAGGGTGCCTGCATAAGTAGGTTTTGACTGCTTTAACTTGAAGTGATAAAAGCAGTATTTTCGAGCAGGTTTTCTGAGCATTATATCAAGTTGCTTGAGAAAATGTGGGTTAGAAAGGATGCAGAAATGGGACTTAATTGAGTTTATAAAGTAGGTAAAGAATGTTGCCATGGATTATGAACGATTTGCGCTGCAAAATGGCAGTTATTGGTAGAAATAGataccatgtttttttttcttaatgcttGAATCAAATCCTGAGGAAATTTTTTGCAGAATTATAATGGTGGTAGCACTTGTTTGGGTTGTGCTCTTGTTCAAACTTCTATTGTAGAAGGTGGTATTACATAGGAATCATCAAAGTAGGGTCCAGGAATTAGAAACTTGGTCACTTGTTAAAGACATATTAAATATAGAGCACCTTTTGGGTATTGTTTTCTCTTGGATTTGTTGATTTGTTGCTTGAGTTGTAAAATTTCATAACAGGGAagttattttctcttaaatctTACCAAAAACAAAAGTCCCTAAGTTACGGTTGCCATTGATTTTTATACTTTTCCTTTCTAAGGAGTTTTTTGGCCTTCTATTGCTCACACAGATGGTTGAAAGTAATGGAAATGCTACTCCTGTGCTTATCCCAATCCTTGCCATTTTGGCCAGGCCTTAATATCCATGATGAaatgttgttattttttattctattggTCTCCCTTTTAACTCGGAGCATCTTCTCTGCACTAATAAGACCTAATGTAGTTAGGAGCatgcttttctttctttgtgtaaactgtccatttttttttcttttgttacaCATGCTAACTGCATTGTATCCCTATCGATTTGAATTCCAAAGTGATGCACTGACATTATTATCTGCTCAAGCAGTTGTTTGATGATTAAAATTGCATGTATTGTGAACCAGGTTCTGCACATGGATAGAAATGACTATTATGGAGGAGAGTCAAGTTCACTCAATCTTATTCAGGTCCTCAAATGCACAGTTTTGTTAAAGTGTTTTGGGACTGTTTGCAAATTCCTATTATTCTTCTAAATGTATTGATTTAACACTTTTTATTTACAGCTGTGGAAGAGATTTAAGGGTAATGATAAACCTCCAGCAAGTTTGGGCTCTAGTAGGGATTATAACGTGGACATGATCCcaaaggtttttcttctttcttcactACAATgctgtttaattttattaaccgtttgtggtttttgtttattcatttgaaattttcctGATATGTTGACTACTTTTTTTTGGCTAGTTTATGATGGCAAATGGTACCCTTGTACGTGTCCTCATTCATACAGATGTTACTAAATATCTTTACTTCAAAGCTGTGGATGGAAGCTATGTCTTTAATAAAGGAAAGGTGAAGTTTCTTTGGCTTTGGTtggaaaaaaagttaattttgtttgatacctatatgtatatatgtgttCTTCTTAAAACTAATGGTAAGAGATACCCACTACAATAGGTTCACAAGGTGCCGGCTAATGATGTGGAAGCCCTCAAATCTCCACTTATGGGCCTATTTGAAAAGCGTCGGGCTcgcaaattctttatttttgttcaagATTATGATGAGAATGATCCCAGAACACATGAGGGGATGGATTTGACAAGGGTCACGACTAGAGAACTAATTGCGTATGCCCTTAATCCTTGTCATTTGTGCATATCTTTGTCTATTTGTGAGGAATTTCAATGTACCCACTTGGATGGTCTCAACTTGTTTCCTTGCAATTTTAAGCATCACCTTAGGCAATATTTTCACAATATAATGCCTGATCAACATAAGTTTATTTGTGGGTGGAGAAGAACTCCTAACCTCATTGGCACAAATTCTGGCTTCCAAAAGTAGAACTGTAGAAGAAATTAAGATTTAGAAGACTgaaaatcttatattttctctGTATAAACACCGATCATTAATTATGTCTCTTTGACCAACCTTGGGATCTGGAAAAGgtattgaaaaaaatggaaccaaaaacaaaaaagaatctTTTGAGAATCTGAATTTCTGTTTATATTCAAAAAGCAATATTAGTTGCTGAATTAATGCATGCATCCAAAGCCCACATATACTAGTTGACCTTTATGCAGGATGTGCTAGGTCACCTTTCTCATGTACTAGGGGTTTCATTGGTATTCTTGTTGCTGACAAATAAATTTAGGTTTTGTAGCTTCCCCCCTAGAGAGTGATCCTAGCATAGGAGGAATGAGGGAGAAGGAGCAATACCAAATGAATACCATGTCAAGAGTCAGCATGATTACATCCAAATATGGTTGAGGGGGTGCAAAACCCATGGA
It encodes:
- the LOC117915325 gene encoding beta-1,3-galactosyltransferase sqv-2-like, whose translation is MRQRGLILAAFISLLLFLLFIFISFNAHLLKSPLLLSIVPQEPSSAPPQFRLLIGILTRADKYDRRHFLRLVYGIQSSPVAHIDVKFIFCNLTKPEQRVLVALEILRFEDVIILNCMENMNSGKTYTYFSSLPQILRRQYDYVMKADDDVFIRLAPLALSLQPLPRLDLYYGFVIPCASTNPFVEYMSGMGFVLSWDLVEWIAESDIPGNDTFGPEDKLVGKWLNMGNKAKNRFSNKPAMYDYPGTNGRCSHELIPETVAVHRLKRWDQWSNVLHFFNVTYQLKHYPEFRNILLAGFFSSLSLSPSLCSPNLSGLVLDPLYFTANSGRFDKKGFLRILQLGFEDAAWDGRVRVR